ATCAGCCTCGACGATGCCCTCGAGCAGGAACCCAAGATCATGGCTTTGGCGGAGCAGAAACCGGAGATCGCGGAGTTGATCCAGATTTCGCGTGTGCTGGAAGGCTTGCCGCGCCATGCATCGACGCACGCCGCCGGCGTGGTTATATCCGACAAACCGCTGGTGGAGTATCTTCCGCTTTATACCGGAAAAAAAGAAGAGGTGGTCACCCAGTTCGATATGAAGGTCGTGGAGAAAATCGGCCTGGTCAAGTTCGATTTTCTGGGCCTGCGCAACCTGACCGTCATCGACAACACTTTGAAACTGATTGCGAGCCAGAAGAAGAAGGTGCCGGATCTGGAGACGCTGGACTTCACCGACGCGGCCACCTATCGGCTGCTGGCTTCGGGCGACACCACCGGCGTTTTTCAACTGGAAAGCTCGGGAATGAAGGATCTCTTGATCCGTATGCGGCCGGAATGCTTCGACGATGTCATCGCCCTTGTGGCGCTCTACCGACCGGGGCCCCTCGACAGCGGCATGGTGGACGATTTCGTTTTACGCAAACACGGCAAAAAGAAGGTCGAATACCTGGTGCCCGAACTTGAGCCCCTGCTGAAGGAAACCTACGGTGTCATCGTGTACCAGGAACAGGTCATGAAGATCGCCGGCGTGCTCGCCAGCTACGAAATGAGCGAGGCCGATGACCTGCGCAAGGCCATGGGAAAGAAGATCCACGAAATCATGGCCAAGCATCGCGAACGCTTCATTGACGGCGCCGAAAAAAACGGTATCGATGTCCAGAAAGCCGCACAGATATTCGACCTCATCGCCAAATTCGGCGGATACGGGTTCAACAAGTCGCACAGCGCCGCCTATGCGCTCATCGCCTTCCAAACGGCCTATCTCAAAACGCACTACCCGGTGGAATTCATGGCGTCGCTGTTGACCAGCGAGATGCACTCCTCGGACGGCGTCGTCAAATACATCTCCGAATGCCGCAACCACGACATCGAGGTGCTGCCGCCCGACATCAACGAAAGCGACATTGCTTTCACCGTATCCGCAGGAAAGATCAGGTTCGGGCTCGTGGCCGTTAAAAACGTCGGCGAGGCAGCCATCGAATCGATTCTCGCCAGCCGAAAGGAGGGCCGCTTCGAGTCCCTGTATGACTTCTGCCAGCGGGTGGACCCCGCCAAGGTCAACAAGGGCGTTCTAGTGAGCCTGATCAAGTGCGGCGCTTTCGACTGCACCGGGGCGGCGCGCTCCTGTCTCCATTCCGCCCTCGAAGACATAATGGATTACGGACAGACCATTCAGCAGGAAAAGGCGGATCCCCAGATGGGACTTTTCGACGTCTGCACAGAATCCCAGGGCATCAATCGCCCGCCGCTTCCCAACGCCGATGAGTGGGATGAAAAACAGCTGTTGTCCATGGAAAAAGAAGCGCTGGGATTCTACATAACCGGGCACCCGCTGAATCGCTATGGTGCCATTATCGAAAAATTCACCAATGCGGACATCCTGGGAATCAAGGACCTCGACGATGCCGCCGTGGTGCGCATTGCCGGCATCGTGACCAACAGCAAAGTGATCAGAACCAAAAAGGGCGACCTCATGGCTTTCGTGACAATGGAGGACATGAACGCTTCAACCGAAATTGTCGTCTTCTCCTCCGTGTATGCCGAGGCCAACCAGCTGCTGACCGACGACAACCCTGTCCTGGTGGAGGGCCGGGTCCAAAAGGATGAAAATTCGGTGAAAATCATTGCCGACAAAATCGTGTCCATCGAAAAGGCCGAGGAGACCTGGACGGCCAGTATCCACCTGAATCTTGAAGTGACGAGAATCGACCGGGGGGTGCTGGAGGCCCTGCAGGGCATCCTGAAGGCGCATGCCGGTCCGTGCGCCGCCTATCTGCATTTGAGGAACCCCGAGAATGCCGAGGCGGTGATCGCGTTGCCTGAATCCCTGAAACTGAAGGCCGGCGGCGCCCTGAAAAAGGATGTCGCCGCGCTGCTGGGCTATCAGGCGCTCGAGACGCTGTGCGACAAGGCCGGCAGTTCCATAAAACGCAACCATGCAAAAGCGAAATGGAGGGCTGCGCGTGCATGAAAAAAAAGACCATATTTTCCCGGTACTGCTTGCCGGCGGTTCGGGAACGCGCCTGTGGCCGGTATCCAGGGAACTGTACCCGAAACAGCTGGTCAACTTCATCGATGAGGACTCACTGGTCCAGGGGACCATCCGGCGCCTTGCCCCGGTGCTGGACCGGGAAAACGTGCGCATTGTCTGCGGGCAGGAGCACTTCAGCGAAACGGGGAAACAGCTGTCCGAACTGGGCATGAGACCGGAAGACAAAATCATACCGGAACCATGCGGACGCAACACGGCGCCCGCCATTTTGCTGGCACTGCTGAACATACTGCGGGAAGATGCGGACGCAACCCTGTTCGTTTTTCCCGCCGACCATGTCATTCGCGATGTCGACCGGTTTCACGACCACTTAAACAGGGCGGCATCGCTGGCCGACCAGGGGTTTATCGTTACCTTTGGCATCAAACCGACCTATCCCGAAACCGGCTACGGATACATCGAAGGCAGGGACGCTGTTGACCGGCGTGCGTTATCCATCGAACGCTTCGTCGAAAAACCGGACCGCGACACTGCCGCGGCCTATATCCGGGCGGGCAATTTTTTCTGGAACAGCGGCATGTTTGCTTTCAAGGGTAGGGTGATGGCCGATGAGTACAGACGCCTGGCGCCGGACATGCTGCAGACAATGAAGGCGCTTCTCGACAAAGGCCGGCCGATAAAAGAGGCCGAATACCAAAGACTGCCGAATATTTCCTTCGATTGCGCCATCATGGAGAATACGTCGCAAGGGGTGGTGCTGCCTTCCGATTTCGGGTGGAGTGACATCGGGTCCTGGAAATCGCTCTACGATTTTTTACCCAAGGATGCAGACAACAACGTGATCGGCGGTGATGTGGTGGTGCAGCATGCGACCAACTGCTTCATCCTGGGGCATGACCGATTGATAGCCGCCAACCACATCGATGGGGTAGTCATCGTGGAAACATCGGATTCCGTTTTTGTCTCAGACCTTGAACACAGCCGCGACGTCAAGGAGATTGTCGGCACTCTCAAACATCAGCGGCGCCGGGAGTACCAGAAGCACAACGCCGAAAACCACCCCTGGGGGCGCAGCACGCTGCTTGAAGACAAGGACGATCTGAAAATCGTCAAAAGGTATATCACGCCGGGATCGACCTATCGCGAGTCGTTCCGAGGAGACCTGCTGTGGCATGTCCTGGTGGTCGAGGGCCGGGGCGTGTTCATGCTGAACGGCAGGCGTGTTTCCGTGGAACGGGGATATTCCGAATCGGTGGTGAACCCGGTGCGCATGTCTTTGGAAAACACCTCCCAGGCTCCCCTTTTGATTCTAGAGACCAGGGTTTTAACTGCAACTCAGGAAGGTGAGAAGATCAGACGGTGAGAAAGGGCTGTTGCCTGTGGTCGGTGGCCGGTAATGGATCGAAAGCCACGGACTACATACCACGGGCGACAGGTTTTAGCCGGGAATGAACTTCTTGACCTGCTGGTTGATGCAGAAA
This region of Deltaproteobacteria bacterium genomic DNA includes:
- the dnaE gene encoding DNA polymerase III subunit alpha; translated protein: MNNKNTNFVHLHVHTQYSLLDGAIRLDQLFDRTRELGMESVAITDHGTMFGTIEFYEKALKAGVKPIIGCECYVAPRTIDDKTPEDHRGLTHLILLCENQEGYRNLCKLASIARIRGFYHKPRIDHSLLKAHSSGLIALTACLQGEIPRLLRKGDSEAADAAAHRFLNIFGEGNFFLEVQNNGIDVQETVNRSLFEMSDRLSIPLVATNDCHYLNATDVKAHDALLCIQTGKTIQMSERLKFGTDQLYFKAGEDMAAYFADRPEALANTVAIAGRCQVEFDFNTYHFPRFDTPPGQDEAVLFEEKTRKGFQRILEQARRRNPDLDERVYLERIEKEIALIKEMGFPGYFLIVADFIGYAKENDVPVGPGRGSAAGSLVAYSLGITNLDPIEHGLIFERFLNPARQSMPDIDVDFCINGRERVFKYVVEKYGGGEKVAQIITFGKLKTRAVIRDVGRALDIPLSEVDAIAKMVPDVLNISLDDALEQEPKIMALAEQKPEIAELIQISRVLEGLPRHASTHAAGVVISDKPLVEYLPLYTGKKEEVVTQFDMKVVEKIGLVKFDFLGLRNLTVIDNTLKLIASQKKKVPDLETLDFTDAATYRLLASGDTTGVFQLESSGMKDLLIRMRPECFDDVIALVALYRPGPLDSGMVDDFVLRKHGKKKVEYLVPELEPLLKETYGVIVYQEQVMKIAGVLASYEMSEADDLRKAMGKKIHEIMAKHRERFIDGAEKNGIDVQKAAQIFDLIAKFGGYGFNKSHSAAYALIAFQTAYLKTHYPVEFMASLLTSEMHSSDGVVKYISECRNHDIEVLPPDINESDIAFTVSAGKIRFGLVAVKNVGEAAIESILASRKEGRFESLYDFCQRVDPAKVNKGVLVSLIKCGAFDCTGAARSCLHSALEDIMDYGQTIQQEKADPQMGLFDVCTESQGINRPPLPNADEWDEKQLLSMEKEALGFYITGHPLNRYGAIIEKFTNADILGIKDLDDAAVVRIAGIVTNSKVIRTKKGDLMAFVTMEDMNASTEIVVFSSVYAEANQLLTDDNPVLVEGRVQKDENSVKIIADKIVSIEKAEETWTASIHLNLEVTRIDRGVLEALQGILKAHAGPCAAYLHLRNPENAEAVIALPESLKLKAGGALKKDVAALLGYQALETLCDKAGSSIKRNHAKAKWRAARA
- a CDS encoding mannose-1-phosphate guanylyltransferase/mannose-6-phosphate isomerase, coding for MHEKKDHIFPVLLAGGSGTRLWPVSRELYPKQLVNFIDEDSLVQGTIRRLAPVLDRENVRIVCGQEHFSETGKQLSELGMRPEDKIIPEPCGRNTAPAILLALLNILREDADATLFVFPADHVIRDVDRFHDHLNRAASLADQGFIVTFGIKPTYPETGYGYIEGRDAVDRRALSIERFVEKPDRDTAAAYIRAGNFFWNSGMFAFKGRVMADEYRRLAPDMLQTMKALLDKGRPIKEAEYQRLPNISFDCAIMENTSQGVVLPSDFGWSDIGSWKSLYDFLPKDADNNVIGGDVVVQHATNCFILGHDRLIAANHIDGVVIVETSDSVFVSDLEHSRDVKEIVGTLKHQRRREYQKHNAENHPWGRSTLLEDKDDLKIVKRYITPGSTYRESFRGDLLWHVLVVEGRGVFMLNGRRVSVERGYSESVVNPVRMSLENTSQAPLLILETRVLTATQEGEKIRR